Proteins co-encoded in one Papaver somniferum cultivar HN1 chromosome 5, ASM357369v1, whole genome shotgun sequence genomic window:
- the LOC113279231 gene encoding uncharacterized protein LOC113279231, producing the protein MDLANEIPSKIIVESKYGKFEQAVNIPNLPKFCYHCKIVGHLTAECRNKRREYEEKKKGDNAVYPVETKKVWRKITPKKKQQDTSGFDICYSANEVGEASTPASQVPVKTQEQINNSAKFHVLQNMNDEAFSSQVEFPVILVSNILSNASSALYVNKVSSGVPTISVSSAPSDNKVTSVPPTNKGDAKDSNNNKGSKVKKKIHEVQKPFVISLSDQAITVEVGDTFVTGIHAASLTVQRRSLWEELVDISLMNKPWLAMGDFNTVMREEEKKGGLRPMRISMMEFNNCLYQCGLMQAPKIGLEFSWCNNRAGKKRILCNLDREVFNDKWLEKFPSWKYKVGVRSISDHSTLHGENADIPKPSNTPFRALKRMKVDLKEWNWSTFGDVNKKLKQAEENVMVATVASDNNIEDTFLLNKLVTTRGIQEILEQQKREITHQKSRVMWLKDGSANSNSYQHENKTISKYDN; encoded by the exons ATGGATCTTGCAAATGAAATTCCAAGTAAGATTATTGTGGAATCCAAATATGGAAAATTTGAGCAGGCAGTAAATATACCAAACCTTCCAAAATTCTGTTACCATTGCAAGATTGTTGGTCACTTAACTGCTGAATGTAGAAACAAAAGAagagaatatgaagaaaaaaaaaagggtgaCAATGCAGTATATCCTGTGGAGACAAAAAAAGTATGGAGAAAGATTACTCCAAAGAAGAAACAGCAAGATACTTCTGGTTTTGATATATGTTATTCAGCTAATGAAGTAGGAGAAGCAAGTACCCCTGCAAGTCAGGTTCCTGTTAAAACTCAAGAACAAATTAACAATTCAGCTAAATTCCATGTTTTACAAAATATGAATGATGAAGCATTTAGTTCACAAGTTGAGTTCCCTGTTATTTTAGTATCAAATATCTTAAGCAATGCATCAAGTGCTCTATATGTTAATAAAGTATCTAGTGGGGTGCCAACAATTTCAGTTTCAAGTGCTCCATCTGATAATAAAGTCACTAGTGTGCCTCCTACTAATAAAGGTGATGCAAAGGATAGTAATAACAACAAGGGTTCTAAAGTAAAGAAGaaaattcacgaag TTCAAAAGCCTTTTGTTATTTCATTATCTGATCAAGCTATAACAGTGGAAGTGGGTGACACATTTGTTACTGGTATTCATGCAGCAAGTTTAACTGTTCAGAGAAGAAGTTTGTGGGAGGAATTGGTGGATATTAGTTTGATGAATAAACCATGGCTAGCTATGGGAGATTTCAACACAGTTAtgagggaagaagaaaagaaaggtggTTTAAGGCCAATGAGAATCTCCATGATGGAATTCAATAATTGCTTATATCAATGTGGCTTAATGCAGGCTCCTAAAATAGGTTTAGAATTCTCCTGGTGCAATAATAGAGCTGGTAAGAAAAGAATTTTGTGCAATCTTGACAGAGAAGTATTTAATGATAAATGGTTAGAGAAATTTCCAAGTTGGAAATACAAGGTGGGAGTAAGAAGTATATCTGATCATAGTACTTTACATGGAGAAAATGCTGATATTCCAAAACCCAGTAACACTCCATTTAGAGCTCTGAAG AGAATGAAGGTGGACTTAAAAGAGTGGAACTGGTCAACTTTTGGTGATGTAAACAAAAAACTGAAGCAGGCAGAGGAGAATGTTATGGTAGCAACAGTTGCTTCAGATAATAATATTGAGGATACTTTTTTGTTAAATAAACTTGTAACAACAAGAGGCATTCAGGAAATTCTTGAACAACAGAAGAGAGAAATTACACATCAGAAGTCAAGAGTAATGTGGCTGAAAGATGGATCAGCAAACTCAAATTCATATCAACATGAGAATAAGACAATATCAAAATATGATAATTGA
- the LOC113277586 gene encoding protein PLANT CADMIUM RESISTANCE 2-like — MASYAQEKPVATGVPVEVPMVPWSTGLCGCFDDCSNCCMTCWCPCITFGQTSEIIDRGSSSCGTNGALYALIGVLTGCSWIYSCTYRTKFRQLYNLEGSGCTDCLTHFCCTSCALCQEYRELKNKGFDVPLGWQGNVARGTGDVVTAPPPAYGAMNR; from the exons ATGGCTTCATATGCTCAAGAAAAACCAGTAGCTACGGGTGTTCCCGTAGAGGTTCCCATGGTCCCTTGGTCTACTGGCCTTTGCGGTTGTTTTGATGACTGTAGCAACT GTTGCATGACATGTTGGTGCCCATGCATTACATTTGGTCAGACATCCGAGATCATTGATAGAGGGTCCTCGT CTTGTGGAACGAACGGGGCACTTTACGCGCTAATTGGAGTTTTGACAGGTTGTTCTTGGATATACTCATGCACGTATCGTACAAAATTCAGACAACTATACAACCTAGAAGGCAGTGGCTGTACTGATTGCCTAACTCATTTTTGCTGCACATCTTGTGCCTTGTGCCAAGAATATAGAGAACTCAAGAACAAGGGTTTTGACGTGCCGTTAG GATGGCAAGGTAACGTGGCAAGGGGCACAGGGGACGTGGTTACTGCTCCACCTCCCGCATATGGAGCTATGAACAGATAA